A genomic region of Glycine max cultivar Williams 82 chromosome 15, Glycine_max_v4.0, whole genome shotgun sequence contains the following coding sequences:
- the LOC100777670 gene encoding probable protein phosphatase 2C 35 isoform X2: MGCVHGKCCTRYPSPSVGGSRDFRELGPYCAQRKHILTQSSLQFVPVPSHNFTLEYSVLTQRGYYPDSPDKENQDSFGIRTQFQGNPSVHFFGVYDGHGEFGGQCSNFVKDRLVENLSSDIALLEDPVKAYTSAFLTTNDDLHKNEIDDSLSGTTAITVLVIGNTLYVANVGDSRAVLAVKDGNRVVAEDLSSDQTPFRRDEYERVKLCGARVLSVDQVEGHKDPDIQTWGDEENQGDDPPRLWVQNGKLPGAAFTRSVGDKLAETIGVIAVPEVSTVQLTPNHLFFVVASDGVFEFLSSQTVVDMAASYSDPRDACAAIAGESYKLWLEHEGRTDDITIIIVQIKGLSNSVTSGLGAGEINVSTVTRTKSKRVKGASEISATTGLDVCRSVRNGFSDLQSCPQHVVSTRSPAIVVPSPACQTPVVL, encoded by the exons ATGGGTTGTGTCCATGGCAAGTGCTGTACCCGTTACCCTTCACCCTCAGTGGGTGGCTCCAGAGACTTCAGAGAACTTGGCCCTTACTGTGCCCAAAGGAAGCACATTCTCACTCAGAGTTCACTGCAATTTGTTCCTGTCCCTTCCCATAACTTCACTTTGGAATACTCTGTGCTCACTCAGAGAGGGTACTATCCTGATTCACCTGATAAAGAGAACCAAGATAGTTTTGGCATTAGGACACAGTTTCAAGGCAACCCCAGTGTCCATTTCTTTGGTGTCTATGATGGGCATGGCGAATTTGGTGGCCAGTGTTCAAATTTTGTTAAGGATAGGTTGGTGGAAAATTTGTCAAGTGACATTGCATTGCTGGAGGACCCTGTTAAGGCCTACACTTCTGCATTCCTGACCACAAATGATGACTTGCATAAGAACGAGATTGATGATTCGTTGAGCGGCACCACTGCAATTACGGTGCTGGTTATTGGGAACACCCTTTATGTTGCTAATGTTGGTGATTCTAGAGCCGTGCTGGCTGTTAAGGATGGAAACCGCGTTGTTGCTGAGGACTTGTCCTCTGATCAGACACCATTTAGGAGAGATGAGTATGAGAGAGTGAAGCTTTGTGGGGCGAGGGTGTTAAGTGTTGATCAGGTGGAAGGGCACAAGGATCCAGATATTCAGACATGGGGTGATGAAGAGAATCAGGGTGATGATCCTCCTAGGTTGTGGGTTCAGAATGGAAAGCTTCCTGGAGCTGCTTTTACAAGGAGTGTAGGGGATAAGTTGGCTGAGACTATTGGTGTCATTGCTGTTCCTGAGGTGTCAACGGTTCAGCTTACACCTAACCatcttttctttgttgttgcaaGTGATGGTGTATTTGAGTTCCTATCAAGCCAAACTGTTGTTGATATG GCAGCAAGTTATTCAGATCCCCGCGATGCATGTGCTGCCATTGCTGGAGAGTCTTATAAACTATGGTTAGAACATGAGGGTCGAACAGATGATATAACAATTATCATTGTTCAGATCAAAGGCCTGTCTAAT tcaGTTACATCTGGACTTGGAGCAGGTGAGATCAATGTCAGTACTGTAACAAGGACAAAGAGCAAGAGGGTAAAGGGAGCATCCGAAATATCTGCCACTACTGGGTTAGATGTGTGTCGTTCAGTCAGGAATGGTTTCTCTGATTTACAGTCCTGTCCACAGCATGTGGTCTCAACTAGAAGCCCAGCCATAGTGGTCCCCTCTCCGGCATGTCAAACACCAGTTGTATTG TAA
- the LOC100777670 gene encoding probable protein phosphatase 2C 35 isoform X1, translating to MGCVHGKCCTRYPSPSVGGSRDFRELGPYCAQRKHILTQSSLQFVPVPSHNFTLEYSVLTQRGYYPDSPDKENQDSFGIRTQFQGNPSVHFFGVYDGHGEFGGQCSNFVKDRLVENLSSDIALLEDPVKAYTSAFLTTNDDLHKNEIDDSLSGTTAITVLVIGNTLYVANVGDSRAVLAVKDGNRVVAEDLSSDQTPFRRDEYERVKLCGARVLSVDQVEGHKDPDIQTWGDEENQGDDPPRLWVQNGKLPGAAFTRSVGDKLAETIGVIAVPEVSTVQLTPNHLFFVVASDGVFEFLSSQTVVDMAASYSDPRDACAAIAGESYKLWLEHEGRTDDITIIIVQIKGLSNSVTSGLGAGEINVSTVTRTKSKRVKGASEISATTGLDVCRSVRNGFSDLQSCPQHVVSTRSPAIVVPSPACQTPVVLVQSH from the exons ATGGGTTGTGTCCATGGCAAGTGCTGTACCCGTTACCCTTCACCCTCAGTGGGTGGCTCCAGAGACTTCAGAGAACTTGGCCCTTACTGTGCCCAAAGGAAGCACATTCTCACTCAGAGTTCACTGCAATTTGTTCCTGTCCCTTCCCATAACTTCACTTTGGAATACTCTGTGCTCACTCAGAGAGGGTACTATCCTGATTCACCTGATAAAGAGAACCAAGATAGTTTTGGCATTAGGACACAGTTTCAAGGCAACCCCAGTGTCCATTTCTTTGGTGTCTATGATGGGCATGGCGAATTTGGTGGCCAGTGTTCAAATTTTGTTAAGGATAGGTTGGTGGAAAATTTGTCAAGTGACATTGCATTGCTGGAGGACCCTGTTAAGGCCTACACTTCTGCATTCCTGACCACAAATGATGACTTGCATAAGAACGAGATTGATGATTCGTTGAGCGGCACCACTGCAATTACGGTGCTGGTTATTGGGAACACCCTTTATGTTGCTAATGTTGGTGATTCTAGAGCCGTGCTGGCTGTTAAGGATGGAAACCGCGTTGTTGCTGAGGACTTGTCCTCTGATCAGACACCATTTAGGAGAGATGAGTATGAGAGAGTGAAGCTTTGTGGGGCGAGGGTGTTAAGTGTTGATCAGGTGGAAGGGCACAAGGATCCAGATATTCAGACATGGGGTGATGAAGAGAATCAGGGTGATGATCCTCCTAGGTTGTGGGTTCAGAATGGAAAGCTTCCTGGAGCTGCTTTTACAAGGAGTGTAGGGGATAAGTTGGCTGAGACTATTGGTGTCATTGCTGTTCCTGAGGTGTCAACGGTTCAGCTTACACCTAACCatcttttctttgttgttgcaaGTGATGGTGTATTTGAGTTCCTATCAAGCCAAACTGTTGTTGATATG GCAGCAAGTTATTCAGATCCCCGCGATGCATGTGCTGCCATTGCTGGAGAGTCTTATAAACTATGGTTAGAACATGAGGGTCGAACAGATGATATAACAATTATCATTGTTCAGATCAAAGGCCTGTCTAAT tcaGTTACATCTGGACTTGGAGCAGGTGAGATCAATGTCAGTACTGTAACAAGGACAAAGAGCAAGAGGGTAAAGGGAGCATCCGAAATATCTGCCACTACTGGGTTAGATGTGTGTCGTTCAGTCAGGAATGGTTTCTCTGATTTACAGTCCTGTCCACAGCATGTGGTCTCAACTAGAAGCCCAGCCATAGTGGTCCCCTCTCCGGCATGTCAAACACCAGTTGTATTGGTACAGTCACACTAG
- the LOC100777670 gene encoding probable protein phosphatase 2C 35 isoform X3, with protein MGCVHGKCCTRYPSPSVGGSRDFRELGPYCAQRKHILTQSSLQFVPVPSHNFTLEYSVLTQRGYYPDSPDKENQDSFGIRTQFQGNPSVHFFGVYDGHGEFGGQCSNFVKDRLVENLSSDIALLEDPVKAYTSAFLTTNDDLHKNEIDDSLSGTTAITVLVIGNTLYVANVGDSRAVLAVKDGNRVVAEDLSSDQTPFRRDEYERVKLCGARVLSVDQVEGHKDPDIQTWGDEENQGDDPPRLWVQNGKLPGAAFTRSVGDKLAETIGVIAVPEVSTVQLTPNHLFFVVASDGVFEFLSSQTVVDMAASYSDPRDACAAIAGESYKLWLEHEGRTDDITIIIVQIKGLSNLHLDLEQVRSMSVL; from the exons ATGGGTTGTGTCCATGGCAAGTGCTGTACCCGTTACCCTTCACCCTCAGTGGGTGGCTCCAGAGACTTCAGAGAACTTGGCCCTTACTGTGCCCAAAGGAAGCACATTCTCACTCAGAGTTCACTGCAATTTGTTCCTGTCCCTTCCCATAACTTCACTTTGGAATACTCTGTGCTCACTCAGAGAGGGTACTATCCTGATTCACCTGATAAAGAGAACCAAGATAGTTTTGGCATTAGGACACAGTTTCAAGGCAACCCCAGTGTCCATTTCTTTGGTGTCTATGATGGGCATGGCGAATTTGGTGGCCAGTGTTCAAATTTTGTTAAGGATAGGTTGGTGGAAAATTTGTCAAGTGACATTGCATTGCTGGAGGACCCTGTTAAGGCCTACACTTCTGCATTCCTGACCACAAATGATGACTTGCATAAGAACGAGATTGATGATTCGTTGAGCGGCACCACTGCAATTACGGTGCTGGTTATTGGGAACACCCTTTATGTTGCTAATGTTGGTGATTCTAGAGCCGTGCTGGCTGTTAAGGATGGAAACCGCGTTGTTGCTGAGGACTTGTCCTCTGATCAGACACCATTTAGGAGAGATGAGTATGAGAGAGTGAAGCTTTGTGGGGCGAGGGTGTTAAGTGTTGATCAGGTGGAAGGGCACAAGGATCCAGATATTCAGACATGGGGTGATGAAGAGAATCAGGGTGATGATCCTCCTAGGTTGTGGGTTCAGAATGGAAAGCTTCCTGGAGCTGCTTTTACAAGGAGTGTAGGGGATAAGTTGGCTGAGACTATTGGTGTCATTGCTGTTCCTGAGGTGTCAACGGTTCAGCTTACACCTAACCatcttttctttgttgttgcaaGTGATGGTGTATTTGAGTTCCTATCAAGCCAAACTGTTGTTGATATG GCAGCAAGTTATTCAGATCCCCGCGATGCATGTGCTGCCATTGCTGGAGAGTCTTATAAACTATGGTTAGAACATGAGGGTCGAACAGATGATATAACAATTATCATTGTTCAGATCAAAGGCCTGTCTAAT TTACATCTGGACTTGGAGCAGGTGAGATCAATGTCAGTACTGTAA
- the LOC100778203 gene encoding S-adenosylmethionine decarboxylase proenzyme 4: MAFAFSGFEGFEKRLELHFFGDDPTILQLGLRKLSFDCIQQTLQAVQCTVVSAVGNSYLDAYVLSESSLFVYPTKIIIKTCGTTQLLKSITPLIFYAQTHLGLTLSLCRYTRGSFIFPLSQPFPHTSFEHEVTYLETTLPSDLCFRKASIMPSKSSSHSWHVFTATNIPHHSHAPYSQNHAYTMEICMTDLDPVLARKFFRRPGDGKTGDSAGKEMTELTGIGEINSHALVCDFAFDPCGYSMNGMDGEWYSTIHVTPEDGYSYASFECVGSMSDDVDIIHVLRKVVQIFRPGTMSVSTTSSLGSEVWREVAGAVEPMGLKLRSCAMDQFPDSGSVVFQTFTPLRRKSAQ; the protein is encoded by the coding sequence ATGGCATTCGCATTCTCAGGTTTCGAAGGCTTCGAGAAGCGGCTGGAGCTCCATTTCTTCGGTGATGACCCAACCATCCTCCAACTGGGCCTCAGAAAACTCTCCTTCGACTGCATACAACAAACCCTACAAGCAGTCCAATGCACTGTGGTTTCAGCCGTTGGAAACTCCTACTTGGACGCTTATGTGTTATCAGAATCAAGCCTCTTTGTGTACCCAACAAAGATTATCATCAAAACGTGTGGGACAACGCAGCTTCTCAAATCCATTACTCCCTTGATCTTCTACGCGCAGACCCACCTCGGCCTCACCCTCTCTTTGTGCCGCTACACCCGCGGAAGCTTCATCTTCCCCTTGTCACAACCCTTCCCCCATACCAGCTTCGAACACGAAGTTACCTACTTGGAAACAACCCTCCCTTCAGACCTGTGCTTCAGAAAAGCCTCCATTATGCCCTCAAAATCCTCCTCACACTCGTGGCACGTGTTCACCGCCACGAATATTCCTCATCACTCTCACGCGCCTTACAGCCAAAACCACGCTTACACCATGGAAATCTGCATGACCGACCTCGACCCCGTCCTCGCCCGGAAGTTTTTCCGCCGCCCCGGCGACGGAAAAACCGGTGACTCCGCGGGGAAGGAAATGACGGAGCTCACCGGAATCGGCGAGATTAACTCGCACGCGCTCGTGTGCGATTTTGCGTTCGACCCGTGCGGGTACTCCATGAACGGCATGGATGGGGAGTGGTACTCCACCATTCACGTGACGCCGGAAGACGGTTACAGCTATGCGAGTTTTGAATGCGTGGGGTCCATGTCCGATGACGTGGACATAATCCACGTGTTGAGGAAGGTGGTTCAGATATTCCGACCGGGGACGATGTCGGTTTCTACGACGTCGTCGTTGGGGAGCGAGGTGTGGAGAGAGGTAGCGGGTGCGGTGGAGCCCATGGGACTGAAGTTGAGAAGCTGCGCGATGGACCAGTTCCCGGATTCTGGGAGTGTTGTGTTTCAAACATTTACGCCGCTTCGCCGGAAAAGTGCACAGTAG